A region of the Macrobrachium nipponense isolate FS-2020 chromosome 14, ASM1510439v2, whole genome shotgun sequence genome:
ATACCCACCTTCTAATTTAACTATATTTTATGAAGAGATATAAACTAATAGTCTGTATAGTGCATGACATAAAACAACTTACGACCTTGTCGtaagatgttttatatatatatatatatatatatatatatatatatatatatatatatatatatatatatatatatatatatatactaatatatatatatatatatatatatatatatatatatatatatatatatgcgtgtgtgtgtgtgtacgtatgcatatatgtacggGTGTGCGCATTCGTCtatctatgtatgtgtttgtgtctgtatatTAATGTTCAATGCCAATAAATGTCGGTGTTacctaaaaagaaaaagtaaaaaactgtTTGGGAGGCACTTGATTATTTCGTTAACCCTTATTggtttgtatgtattttttatgagttcttttgaaattatgaacgcagatctctctcctctgctaTCCTGTTTGTGTTTTTGGGCTGAATAAGTATTTTGCTGAAAAGGGAgtggacacacaaagagagagagagagagagagaaagaaagggtggATTTGTTAGTTCCATTGCACCAAGTAGGGCCGCAGTAAGCATTTACGCTCGGTAAAATTGTTTATTTACATCTGTGTAATAAAATAGGTAggctttgttttttataatatttgattGTAATGAATAGGAAATGCCATTGCTGGGAGTGAGAGAACATTTACCAAGTTAAAAAAAGGCAATTTTGTGTATAAATTGATGTATTTATTGCTGCATTTAATTATCGAAAGAAATCCGTGTGTTCTGTCAATTGTTTTTCATGAACGTTTTCAACATATCTGCGGTTTCATGTGGAAAGATATTCTATCTATGTTGTTTTCGTGTGTTCAAACTTCTCTAGGCCGGATGTCCATCACTGGGGAAACTTTGGATGTAGTCTGAGGGTTTCACTTTTCCCAAGACAGACAATTGAGGTTTTGTAATTGGCTTCAAGTTTTATTCCTCTTAATCTGCGTAGTTGAGTATTTTGATACCTGTCCTCGAATcttagaatattataataataataataatcatcatcatcatcatcatcatcatatcattcattattattattattattattattattattattaatggttttGTTGTTGATGGTGTTCTTGTTGTTGTAGCTGTTGTTAAAATGCAGTTTAACTAAACCAATGAATTACATGTCTTAACTCAATTACGGCTCGCataaaggatttctttttttcgtttagGTGAGGAGATATAAATGAACCAGTTAAGtgttacaaaaattaaataagcGAACAAGAACATAAACGTAAAAGATAGGAAGTTATGAAGCTGGGGAAAAATGGAGGCAGCAAAGTGTCACCTATGGGACATAGTAAGCCCCAATTCCTGACAGGAAAGTTTACCTGGATTGTTATAAAACTGAATCATCGGGGAATTTGAGTGATTTCATCAGAAATGGGGAAGAGTCAAAAGATCTCATGTTAACCATTTTTATCACAATGCCATGTGGAATTGATAAAAACAGATGGAAATATTTGCCCCTTTAAAACTTTAAGATGCCAATATCTTGTGTTTCTGGATTTGCTtaacaaatgataatattttgaacaacatacttttcaatatatatatatatatatatatatatatatatatatatatatatatatatatatatatatatataattcgagctacaaatgtcctttaatatctaaattcactctaccacggaattgatatattttcatatatgtaccgaaggggaattttttagttgataataatttcgtccccccatgggatcgaaccaccgtccaagtggacgggaacgaaatcaggacagacagtgatgctatccaatcagccaacagagacgctataagttcatatcgattctgaccttacaaatcaccctcgaactcggtgctttcgtaattagaatcgatatgaaaccccgtctaccatgttaaccaattcgagcgtttgacagcacgtagccttttgttatatatatatatatatatatatatatatatatatatatatatatatatatatatatatatatatatatatagtataagtcatatcacatttccgtgattcatatacatatatcgagctacaatgtcctttaatatctaattcgctctacctcggaattaatatattttcatatatgcttaaccgaaggggaattttttctcgataatagatttgcctggaccaggcaaatctattatcgagaaaaaattccccttcggttaagcatatatgaaaatatattaattccgaggtagagcgaattagatattaaaggacattgtagctcgatatatatatatatagtatatatatgtatattttttttttttttgcttggcttTGGGGCGTAATTCACGAATTCCTTTTGATATTGAACAGATATCAGTTTATGATACCATTTCAGTATTCCCTTTCAATTTCAGTAGCATCCActagtttttattagttttctgtaatagaaagCCTTTgatatggctatttgtctgtccctcctcactttttctgtccggcctcagatcttaaaaactaccgaagctagagggctgcaaattgttatgttgagcATCCACACTCCAgttatcaaatataccaaattacagatctctattttatttaaggttaaaattagtcatgatcatgcgtctggctcAGGCCGTGGTTGAAAATTTCattggccgcggctgagagtttcatgggccgtggatgAGAGTTTTATAaaccattatacgctgtacagagaacgcgattgtgccgaagaaacttcagtgcattttttacttgtttaggtTATCGTGGAAGTACACTGACTCAATTACCATAGTTGTTGGATGCCGTTTTACTCGTATCGTTGACTCTGTTGAAATCTAGGCGCTTCATGTTTGAGCTTTTAACGtccattgtcagtgtgaataTAATTATGTCTTGTGTTTCTTTATTGACATTGTGTTTTTCTTATGCCTTCTGTGAATTAAGGATTGTAAACTGGTTAATATACATAATGAACAAACTATAGTATTAATGAATCAGACACTTTTAGTACTCAAGACGGTCCTAAGAAAAAATGAAGGGCGAAAGAAAAAAAGACGGACTAACTTAACATGAGGGACATAAACacgcatatgagagagagagagagagagagagagagagagagcgctaaaaAAGCTTGAACATTAATTAAGCAAGCCAACGTCCCCCTCCCTTTGACACGCATAGTTAAGTTTACCTGTTATCGCTCAAGGGAGCATTTTATAATCatattttgttccttttcatgaaaGAAGGACATGTCCCCTCAAATTTCCTAGGGAACTGCAAGCCTTGGGTTATCATAGATTTACTATTTAACCTTTTTAATTCGTGATTATTAAATAGAAATTTCAAGACTCCTGCCTCTTACGTTTGTTTGAGAGTTGTGAAACTGAAAAATAGAGCATAAATGACTCGtttattaacagagagagagagaaagagagagagagagagagagagagagagagagagagagagagagagattcacggaGGGGAGATTTCAGAAACGGATATGTTTATTATCATTTGAGATAGGCGAATgcagagagtaagagagaaaacTTCGACAATGAAGGATTTTACACATTATTTATCAAATGAATGagttatttagaaaataaatgaaaaagtatatCGATAATAGTAGAACAAATTTTCagaaacttattaaaatgttttatattggttgtcatgagagagagagagagagagagagagagagagagagagagagagagagagagagagagagattggcgtgGCGTGTTGTTTTGTGTTAATTATGCAAGGCGAAATTCTATCGTGACCTAATCTATTTTTCAATCTCGTTTGTCTTAACTATTCCCAAACCACTCCCTAATCTTGCATGAGGATTTGCTCATTTTTAGTCACACTTACCCTCTTTTTCCAGTAACCCTGAGAACgtttaaatttcataatacaCATACTCATGGAACACTCTTCAAAAGTTCATTAACTACTGAGTAAGTTTTCATAGAACAGAGTACGAAAATATAACACCGAGTAATGTTCATCTAATAGAAATGTGACCTTGAAGAAATCTCTTTTTAATTGAGATGAcagaaattttagagattttccACATTTGTGAAGAtgcaaaaaaaattgtttgttgcTCAAGCATAATGGTGCTAGGAATAACTGAATAGAAATGAGATTCATCGCTACCATAACCCCATTGTCTGTATTCATATGATTATTAATCTCACACAGCATTACACTCTCCAGTGTTTGacatatttttacaatatttcgACCGCCATCATACAAGGATGATCTGCTTGTAAACTTCTCTGTTTTTACCATTTTAGTAGGGATCAGCTATCCAGACCTCTCATGGCCTATGAAATAGCATATAACTCATAATATGAATGGGATAAGATCAATCCATAACATTTCAATTACTCACCATCCGCAGTGTGAAGTCGTTATAGAATAAAACAGACTTTGCAGAGACATGGAAGTCATCTTCGAAACGGATCTTGGACAACTGCCCCCTGGACAATTGCGTCCCGACAACTGCCCCCGGGAAATTTGCCCCCGTGGGACTACTGCCCCCGGGAAATTTGCCCCCGTAAAACCACTGCCCTCTGGACAAATGCTTTGGAATTTATTGCCATTTACGTAATTACTTTTTAGTAACTATTTATGAAGATATTCTTTCTAATTACATAATTGGtcatttaagaaataattttatctatttcctaaatttataatttattaccaTTTATGTAGTTATTTCCTAATTAGATAATCGGTCGTACGAGTTATAGTTAATTTCCGAAAGTTATCGCCAACTGTATAGTCaaacaaatgtttaaaaaaaaaaaaaaagtaagaaggaTCCAGTGTCTAATCAGTGTCTATATTGGCAGAAGACGTCGACATACAAGGAGACAGCCACGTTTCCCTGTAAGCATGTGGAGTATGTATACTCGTGTTGTTGAAGATTTACCTCGAACAAACAACGCCTTAGAAGGCTGGCATAACCATATGCAAGCAAGCGTTACGTCATTTCATCCAAATATATGGAAATTTCTGGGGATGTCGAAGAGAGAACAGGCGCTATCCAGCGTcataatcaatcaaatacttgctggGCATCCAGTACCTCCTAAGCGGAAACGCTATCAGGATTCTAGCATAAGAATAGCAAACATTGTGCAAGATGCATTGGAATTTTTGAGATACATAGCCCACAATTTAAAATTCTAGTTTTTAAacccttttcaatatttttgcaacTTATCTATGTAAAAATTTTAGTATATAATGTTATCTTTTTAAATcatgtatttttattaacattaataaaacattggTTTTAATAGTTCTTGGTTTTACGGGGGCAATTTTCCCGGGGGCAGTAGTCCTACGGGGGCAGTTGTCGGGGGGCAATTGTCCCCGGGGGGCAGTTGTCCCGGGGGCAGTTGTCCTGATACCCTTCGAAACATGTAATATTAGAATAACAGGAAATTTACCAAGCgtcgttttattattttaaaagcgGTTGCGAGTAGAAGAGCGTgctataatatgtatagtatgtatatatatatatatatatatatatatatatatatatatatatatatatatatatatatatatatatatatatatatatatatatatggtatatatatatgtataatttaaagcGAAAAGAAAGACCTGTGTTGTCGACAAAGCTTGGATAGAACACGAGCTATTTACAGATAGTAAGAGTTTCTTGATGTGCATTATATTCTCTGAAAATCTGAGTTGCATAAACGGAAcgaatatctgatatatatatatatatatatatatatatatatatatatatatatatatatatatatatatatatatatatatatatatatatatatatatatatatatatatatatatataatatatatatatatatatatatatatattgcacacacacgcacgcacacgcacacacacacacacacacacacacacacatatatatatatatatatatatatatatatatatagtatatatataatatatatatatatatatatatagatatatatatatatatatgatatataatatatatatatatatctataatatatatatatatatctatattatatatatatatatatatatatatatatatatatatatatatatatatatatatatatatatatatatatacatacatacagtaaacaAACTAGATATTTATAGTACTAAATCCATATGATAGGCTTTTTTACCCTACTGTACCCCGTGTCATGAATTATTCAGACGCAATTAATAAATTACAGGGAGAGTTTCATTTAATGAGAAACTCATAATTTAATTATCTCTGATCACGTTCCTTGAAATCCCCTCCACGTGTCTGGGGATGAAAACACCCGAGCTAGGAAAAGAGAGCGAAGAATCCTCTCTTGTTTTATTCACACTTActatcgtttccagaggccgtgtaatagtgtttttctcaaatatctaacaaaccggattatgaatttccatgaaactacagcaatgaatgtttcaaacattggcctaatttttggtggtacaatgaattgacagatgtggttaattaagccgtttactcttagaaaaaagaggaacttcttcccctcctccagAGCATttcgaagaagtggtacttaatgacgtaactgtgacgcagaggttcccccaaccctccttcggtgtttacacctatggctatcctagtactccccccccccccccctccttcttgccttctttctttcattcccattgttattaggctaccgagtaaatccctgttaggaaagactgtgtactgcacatataaaatgagccggaagagcaataaaatgttttatggtggtagataatgattagatggttaacacaaattatcgaacataatagaagaggtttaaaacaggggtgtggaatcgcactgagagatattctactcggactcctacaaattttagatttgcgactaaaaaaaaaaaataataaaataaaataaaataaaaacattagtagaaatagaaaacaattttttccttgagagagttttatatttggaatgatgtcattggggcaagactggagcaggattcagaaataatttcaccgacttcgactcctacctcaagagcccttttagtacatccaaggtaatcatcggcagcagttgtagtagtagctctgaactatttcatatagattcgactttagtcatggtaaatatgttgctttgtcctcgccattgcaaaactacaattgcgctgaaactcttcaccatttacaacagacagaaagaaagaaaccgcctgaaaattagtataaatcggtaagaaaagtatgactttaataagtacatgatatattacaatatactgctagccatatatatatatatatatatatatatcatatatatatatatatatatatatatatatatatatatatatatatatataatatatatatatatatatatatatttgtttatttaaatgttttttttttctacaggccATGTGAACGAGTTGCTGATGCTATGGGGATGACTCCGAACGCTGTCCGAGTGTTGGTGAGCCGTGGAAAGAATCCTCATCCACCTGAAACACCACCTGCATCATCAAATACGTCGCCTCTGGTCTTTGACAACTTCACCGTTGGTTCCATTAGGAGACATGTGCACAGCAAGTTTGCTGCTAAGCGATTTTTCACTATTGCCACTTTAGCGGAAGAACTTAAAATGTTAAATATCGTTCCTGAAGAAACATCTGAGAAGGCAGTATGGCGAATCCTCCATAACAAGGGTTTCCAGTACAAAACATCCCAGCGGAAAATGTACCTAAGGAAAGAAACTTTGGACGTCGTTTGCCGCCGAGTTGATGCTCTACGATCCCTCCAGCAACATCATGATGGAGGAAGAGAAGTAGTGTATGTCGATGAGACTTGGTTTACGACGAGAATGCAACATAGCAAGGAGTAGGTGGACACCTCTCAATCTGTCACCAGTGCCACCTACAGCCGGCAGGTGCCActaggagaaggagagaggtttgtggtggtagcaggtggtacagctaaaggttttgtagaaaattcatttttatgcttccctgcgaaaaataaaaccggcgactaccatggagaaatgaattcagagatatttattcggtggctaacatcacagctcctgccgtcgcttgaggatccttcggtgctagtgctagacaacgccccataccatagccaattgacaggagatagccgatgcccaacaacagctacaaaaaagcaggatttggttaactggctcaggtctcgaaaaatacagtatccagCTCACGCTTCTAAAAATATGCAGGGCAACCGACCGAAACCAGTTTACATTGTGGATAATAAAATCCGTGAATGGGGCCATGAAGTGGTTCGCTTGCCCCCTGCCCATCCTGAGCTCAACGCCATCGAGCAGGTGTGGGGCTGTATGAAACGACAGGTGCGCTCCTCGTTGCAGCGGTTTACCCGTGCTGATCTCTTTGCCAGGCTGGAAGAGGCCAGGATTGCTGTAACAGGGGAGACGTGGGCTGGCGCTGTCAGgagatcaagatattttgaagatgattactggctttcagataatattcaagacagtatagatccggtcatcatcaacattgatagtgacgaggaaaacgatcttttccttgagagtgatgatgagtaaaatgtataagtgtccatttcttgttttttttttcatccctcatatatctatgctttccagcaattggtgataacattattttggaaaagcaaagctaatgaataatttgatacgagtatatcagcttgacatgtagacaatgtcaatggatttctcaaagtaaggttgattggttcattaattgaagtatggtataattccagtgacaaagtcgcaatgatatttgtcacataccttttaagtaacaaaaataggtactggtacttataacgtaaataaatatataaaactataggttgaaatataataaatcttatgtatgtatgaacacacacacacacacacacacacacacacatatatatatatatatatatatatatatatattatatatataatatatatatatatatatatatatataatttcaaaatttatcaaatggccgatgtcaatgcccttatatgagacatcttttagaagtctaccttctaaggaattcaagttactctggtgaaattgatatgataaattatatcaaacaatgctctctgtcattttcttcctggGAATTGATGTATCGAGTAACCTGCGTTTTATGTAAGAATGAGTCCTACggcttaacctaaagaaaacGATATTTCTATTGCTTTACGAAGACTCGCTTGAAGTGCGAAGTGTAGGGTTAGCATGGTTTCTTTCGTCTCCTGTCATAAgtctcattcttgatcttcaatgtgagtgggtaagatataaaaggttggtcttgtgtttaggtaaagtctaaagtcatgaatcacattaccaggtatgctgaacttttactgacaaagaatttcgtattgcttggggtaggtcatatgacaattatctatggagttaaacaaggcgtttaacaattcgggggatgggaggtacagaggaagaaacgttataccaacgtcactgagggacgtcatcacttttgcgaatgtgtgggtggctaagactggctttagcctcattttcttaagtaaaaaagttaatgaaacgtaattggcaatgcacagtatttcccaaaattaagccaatgtatgaagcgctccctgctttgatatcatggaaattcatcagttattttaggagttatttaagaaaaacactattacacggcctctggaaacgttagTAGTTTGAAGGCGCTGTAAGTCCAAGTCCGCCTGTCATATGCGCTTCATCAAAACATTTCATGTCTTGACTGAATAGAGTGTAATGAAAACAGAGTTCGTCCTAAGTTAAGTACATGCAGCGTCTGCTTTTTTCAGTAGTCTGGCTCATTCTCTCTTGACCTcattatccatctctctctctctctctctctctctctctctctctctctctctctctctctctctctctctgtagtttttGCTGTCAGGGTCAACAGACGGCCTTTCCCTGAGTGCTATCAAAACCTCCTGAGTTTAGTTTACGAGCTCTACTGTGGTTGTCTGGCGATTAATACTCCTTGCGGCACCTTTATACAAACAAactcatacatatagatattatatatacacacatacagacacatgcctgcacgcatatatatatattatatatatatatatatatacatatatatatatatatatatatatatatatatatatatatatatatatatatatatatatatatatatttggcaatgtatgtatgtatgattggtatgggtgcccgggccgtcggtctgacgggactaagattcggaacggagatgggtttccaccccgggaaggtcaAGACTTATGTTCGGGAGCCCGGAAACCGCCGGGAGCCTGagctcccaaaatttctacttcccgCCCTCCGNNNNNNNNNNNNNNNNNNNNNNNNNNNNNNNNNNNNNNNNNNNNNNNNNNNNNNNNNNNNNNNNNNNNNNNNNNNNNNNNNNNNNNNNNNNNNNNNNNNNNNNNNNNNNNNNNNNNNNNNNNNNNNNNNNNNNNNNNNNNNNNNNNNNNNNNNNNNNNNNNNNNNNNNNNNNNNNNNNNNNNNNNNNNNNNNNNNNNNNNNNNNNNNNNNNNNNNNNNNNNNNNNNNNNNNNNNNNNNNNNNNNNNNNNNNNNNNNNNNNNNNNNNNNNNNNNNNNNNNNNNNNNNNNNNNNNNNNNNNNNNNNNNNNNNNNNNNNNNNNNNNNNNNNNNNNNNNNNNNNNNNNNNNNNNNNNNNNNNNNNNNNNNNNNNNNNNNNNNNNNNNNNNNNNNNNNNNNNNNNNNNNNNNNNNNNNNNNNNNNNNNNNNNNNNNNNNNNNNNNNNNNNNNNNNNNNNNNNNNNNNNNNNNNNNNNNNNNNNNNNNNNNNNNNNNNNNNNNNNNTTGCAATCTCAGCTGTAGCGGACAGCGGACTTCTAGAGATTTTCActttccaaattttattttcttaacttcAACTTAACAAAAATTTCTTATCCCTCACGATATGTTGCAAAGTAAACCATTCTCCCATTTCCAGAAAGGAATCTGGTACTCCTTTAAAAACTGAACATGCTAAATTAAGGTTTCTAATTCGCGTCTAGAATAAGGTTAAATTCTGAAGAAAAACGTAATGGTTGGTCCATCTCATTAGTAATTTGAATATTAACTGTTCATCACAAACTTTTCTGAGATAATAGCCAGCCAATAGTCTATTAAAATGTGTTTAACTACTaccgaaatatatttttatgaaataaaggcACATCCACTTAGGTCCTAAAACGTTTTGAGCCCATCAGGCAATTTTGGGTCAGATACCCTCTTTTGTGAGTTAAGGTCCCCTAGAAAGAGAGATGCCATTCGGATATCAGAGACGATTCgcggttgttgtgtttttgggaGCCTCTGTCCCCACATGAGAGAACTGTGGTTTCACATTAACGGAAATATTTTACacttagtggttggtcactcataaattttagatttggtatttcttagatttatttaatattgctgagtgcttatttgtggaatctgaacaggcgatgtaaaagtgtgtaacaggtgcCTCATGTGTGAGTGTTTATTGCTGATTTTgaaaaaggccttctaaaattgctataccaaggtaagagtttattaataagttcagtgcactaaacttaaacataaaaagtacttgaaatactgaaagcaCTTAAGTTATTCCAGGggaaatttttaccattttttttcacattttagtgttggtgagttttgtgttttatccatttttcttaataaagtgattt
Encoded here:
- the LOC135226093 gene encoding uncharacterized protein LOC135226093; its protein translation is MVNMLLCPRHCKTTIALKLFTIYNRQKERNRLKISINRPCERVADAMGMTPNAVRVLVSRGKNPHPPETPPASSNTSPLVFDNFTVGSIRRHVHSKFAAKRFFTIATLAEELKMLNIVPEETSEKAVWRILHNKGFQYKTSQRKMYLRKETLDVVCRRVDALRSLQQHHDGGREVVYVDETWFTTRMQHSKE